Proteins encoded in a region of the Paenibacillus pedocola genome:
- a CDS encoding pyridoxamine 5'-phosphate oxidase family protein, with the protein MRRKEFKIEQEEEIREFLQGMSFGFLGTSDEQGAPRVTPLNFVYDQGNFYFHGSHAGGKMESIRQQQQVCFTVADEYALIPSYFSDPELACPATAYFKSVTAYGQAEIVEDSAEKAAVLSLFMQKLQPQGGYAPIVADDPRYRSRLKGVAVVRIVPEELTAKFKFGQNLKEDERAGVTRGLAERNGERDAETLEMMKKYCPHHS; encoded by the coding sequence ATGCGCAGAAAAGAGTTTAAGATTGAGCAGGAAGAGGAAATCAGGGAATTTTTGCAGGGGATGAGCTTTGGCTTTCTGGGAACCAGTGACGAACAAGGGGCTCCCAGGGTAACCCCGCTGAACTTTGTCTACGATCAGGGCAATTTTTATTTCCACGGCAGCCATGCCGGCGGCAAAATGGAGAGCATCCGGCAGCAGCAGCAGGTCTGCTTCACAGTAGCGGATGAATATGCACTCATTCCCTCCTACTTCAGCGACCCCGAGCTGGCCTGCCCTGCCACCGCTTACTTCAAAAGCGTAACCGCCTACGGGCAAGCCGAAATCGTTGAAGATAGTGCGGAGAAGGCTGCTGTATTGTCGCTTTTCATGCAAAAGCTTCAGCCGCAGGGCGGCTATGCGCCAATTGTTGCCGATGACCCGAGGTACCGTTCACGGTTGAAGGGGGTTGCCGTCGTGCGGATCGTGCCTGAAGAATTAACGGCCAAATTTAAATTCGGCCAGAATCTGAAGGAGGATGAACGGGCGGGGGTCACCAGGGGGCTTGCCGAGCGGAATGGGGAGCGCGATGCTGAAACGCTGGAAATGATGAAAAAATATTGCCCACATCACAGTTAA
- a CDS encoding aminotransferase class I/II-fold pyridoxal phosphate-dependent enzyme encodes MNPLAGQLNESIKAGNEHVYDMLSGLGKAIYFPKEGILSQSAEATAHAKKYNATIGIATEKGMPMHLAVIQDKLSAYSPKDLYGYAPPAGKPELRTVWREKMLRENPSLEGKSFSNPIVTNALTHGLSIVADLFAEEGDAIIYPDKNWENYELTFGIRRLSEIVNYPLFTEDMKFNSEGLLDALLAQKDRGKAIVLLNFPNNPTGYTPGLEEGEAIVAAILRAAEEGINVVVVSDDAYFGLFFENSLKESLFGRLANLHPRVLAIKIDGATKEEFVWGFRVGFITYASEDKDLLAALEQKTLGIIRATISSGAHPSQTFVLDALKSPQFLEQKEEKFQIMKGRANKVKALLDSGKYGDEVWTYYPFNSGYFMCLKLHTVNAEDLRLHLIHNYGLGTIALGETDLRVAFSCIEEEQLEDLFDLVYAGVRDLEKAE; translated from the coding sequence ATGAATCCACTGGCTGGACAATTGAACGAAAGCATCAAGGCAGGCAATGAACATGTGTACGATATGCTCTCGGGTCTTGGCAAAGCAATCTATTTCCCGAAAGAGGGCATCCTGAGCCAATCCGCCGAAGCGACGGCTCATGCCAAGAAATATAATGCAACCATCGGTATCGCGACGGAGAAGGGCATGCCTATGCACCTTGCCGTCATTCAGGATAAGCTGTCCGCTTACAGCCCCAAAGACCTGTACGGCTATGCTCCACCTGCCGGCAAACCGGAGCTGCGCACCGTATGGCGGGAAAAGATGCTGCGCGAGAATCCGTCGCTGGAAGGCAAATCCTTCAGCAACCCTATCGTAACCAATGCCCTGACACACGGGCTTAGTATTGTTGCCGACCTGTTCGCAGAAGAAGGCGATGCGATCATCTATCCGGATAAGAACTGGGAGAATTACGAGCTGACCTTCGGCATCCGCCGTCTCAGCGAAATCGTCAATTATCCGCTCTTTACTGAAGATATGAAGTTCAACAGCGAAGGCTTGCTGGATGCGCTGCTGGCCCAGAAGGACCGCGGCAAAGCCATCGTACTGCTGAACTTCCCTAATAATCCTACCGGTTATACGCCTGGCCTTGAAGAAGGGGAAGCCATTGTTGCCGCCATTCTCCGCGCGGCTGAGGAGGGCATTAATGTCGTCGTCGTCAGCGATGATGCCTATTTCGGCCTCTTTTTCGAAAACTCACTCAAGGAATCCCTATTCGGGCGTCTGGCCAATCTGCATCCGCGCGTGCTTGCCATCAAGATTGACGGAGCTACCAAAGAAGAATTCGTATGGGGCTTCCGTGTCGGCTTCATTACTTATGCTTCCGAGGACAAGGATCTCTTGGCTGCTCTCGAGCAGAAGACGCTGGGCATTATCCGTGCTACGATTTCCAGCGGGGCGCACCCGTCGCAGACGTTTGTGCTGGATGCCTTGAAATCACCACAGTTCCTGGAGCAGAAGGAAGAAAAGTTCCAAATTATGAAAGGCCGTGCCAACAAAGTGAAGGCGCTGCTGGACAGCGGTAAATACGGCGATGAAGTGTGGACCTATTATCCGTTCAACTCCGGCTATTTCATGTGCCTGAAGCTGCACACCGTGAACGCGGAAGACCTGCGGCTCCATCTGATCCATAATTACGGCCTGGGTACCATTGCCCTGGGCGAGACCGATCTGCGCGTGGCCTTCTCCTGTATAGAAGAAGAACAGCTTGAGGATCTGTTTGATCTGGTATATGCAGGCGTACGTGACTTGGAAAAAGCCGAATAA
- a CDS encoding ABC transporter permease — translation MDLKELRRQRRSRFMGSMLPYVGYVIKSGVAMLLLLVLIVFSAWYTALLRDTPADLPIRWIMLILLLSATVHSSFRTYLQSPDTVFLLPQGHRMREYFAPAWVSGNVWKILRMAFILITLWPLYIRTDDSPKQLLLTAVVLIAVKLLSSYGLWREIAMLSRPASAGLRLLRWSALGLMIAAWLWQPALQALIFIVILAAAYLAALSVPNRHGVPWERLIATERNQGTRALMMLGWFVDVPGREQRVYGRRYLSRWGSGIAWRRDSAYRFLLTKSFARGDIFGIVMRMAVLALLLVWWNRASYAGSGIYLLFLFLTGIQLSALRKLHSESFWLTVYPLPPGSKGDNTTQFIFRTQLVLVLVLGWPFLFTLGERPLPAIGSLLAGALLAYFFKVYMKRKAEDPDDDL, via the coding sequence ATGGATTTGAAAGAGCTGCGCCGGCAGCGGCGCAGCCGGTTCATGGGAAGCATGCTCCCGTATGTGGGTTATGTCATTAAGAGCGGTGTAGCGATGCTGCTGCTGCTGGTGCTGATCGTCTTCTCCGCCTGGTACACCGCACTGCTCCGCGATACCCCGGCAGATCTGCCGATCCGCTGGATTATGCTGATTCTGCTGCTATCTGCAACAGTGCACAGCAGCTTCCGGACCTATCTGCAGAGCCCGGATACGGTCTTTCTGCTCCCGCAGGGCCACCGGATGAGAGAGTACTTCGCTCCGGCCTGGGTGAGCGGGAATGTGTGGAAAATTCTGCGGATGGCTTTTATCCTCATTACACTCTGGCCTTTGTACATACGTACGGACGATTCGCCGAAGCAGCTGCTGCTTACAGCCGTGGTGCTGATTGCTGTGAAGCTGCTGTCGAGCTACGGGCTATGGCGGGAAATCGCGATGCTCTCACGTCCTGCTTCGGCCGGGCTTAGACTGCTGCGCTGGTCGGCCCTCGGGCTGATGATCGCAGCATGGCTGTGGCAGCCGGCGCTGCAGGCATTAATCTTTATCGTTATTCTGGCGGCAGCTTATCTGGCAGCGCTAAGCGTTCCGAATCGTCATGGCGTTCCCTGGGAGCGGCTGATCGCTACAGAGCGGAATCAGGGGACAAGAGCCCTGATGATGCTCGGCTGGTTCGTGGATGTTCCGGGGCGTGAGCAGCGGGTCTATGGCCGGCGCTATCTGTCCCGCTGGGGTAGCGGCATCGCCTGGCGCCGGGACAGCGCATACCGCTTTCTGCTGACTAAGAGCTTTGCCAGGGGCGATATCTTCGGCATTGTCATGCGGATGGCTGTGCTGGCGCTGCTCCTGGTCTGGTGGAACCGTGCGAGCTATGCCGGCAGCGGCATCTATTTGCTCTTCCTGTTCCTTACCGGTATCCAGCTGTCGGCGCTGCGCAAGCTGCACAGTGAATCGTTCTGGCTGACCGTGTATCCGCTGCCTCCCGGCAGCAAAGGGGACAACACTACACAATTTATTTTTCGTACCCAGTTGGTACTGGTACTGGTACTGGGATGGCCTTTTCTGTTTACTTTGGGAGAACGTCCGCTGCCGGCAATCGGCAGCTTACTGGCCGGTGCACTGCTGGCTTATTTCTTCAAGGTCTACATGAAGCGCAAAGCAGAGGATCCGGACGACGATTTATAA
- a CDS encoding ABC transporter ATP-binding protein, with protein sequence MNTAPVLQITGLSGGYSLNKPVLHDIGLQVQPGEMVGLIGLNGAGKSTTMKHILGLMSPHKGEITVQGKTRSSDPEGYHSALTFVPESPLLYEEMTVREHVEFTARAYGVDRSDYESRTGQLAALFNMEDKMDTLSSHLSKGMKQKVMIMCAFVARPALYVIDEPFLGLDPLGIRSLLDFMLDLKKSGASILLSSHILSTIENYCDRFIVLHRGKVIAQGTLAEMTEAAGLRGLNLEQLFYELVQGGK encoded by the coding sequence ATGAATACTGCCCCCGTACTGCAAATTACGGGCTTAAGCGGAGGATATAGTCTCAACAAGCCGGTGCTTCATGATATCGGCCTTCAGGTTCAGCCCGGTGAAATGGTTGGACTGATCGGGCTCAATGGAGCAGGCAAAAGTACGACCATGAAGCATATTCTGGGGCTGATGTCGCCCCACAAAGGTGAAATTACCGTACAGGGCAAGACCCGAAGCAGCGACCCGGAAGGGTACCACAGTGCGCTGACGTTCGTGCCGGAATCGCCTCTGCTGTATGAGGAAATGACGGTCCGGGAGCATGTAGAATTTACGGCCAGGGCTTATGGCGTGGATCGCAGTGACTATGAATCACGCACCGGGCAGCTGGCGGCACTGTTCAATATGGAGGACAAGATGGATACATTGTCCTCCCACTTGTCCAAGGGCATGAAGCAGAAGGTAATGATTATGTGTGCCTTCGTGGCACGGCCGGCGCTCTATGTTATTGATGAGCCTTTTTTGGGGCTTGATCCGCTCGGTATCCGTTCCCTGCTCGATTTCATGCTGGATCTGAAAAAATCCGGGGCTTCCATCCTGCTTAGCTCTCATATTCTTTCTACCATCGAGAATTACTGCGACCGCTTCATTGTGCTGCACCGCGGCAAGGTCATTGCCCAGGGTACGCTTGCGGAAATGACAGAAGCTGCTGGACTGCGCGGCCTTAACCTGGAGCAGCTGTTCTACGAACTGGTGCAGGGAGGGAAATGA
- a CDS encoding DEAD/DEAH box helicase gives MTNASFAAIGIQEDLVARLSEFGITAPSPVQEQTIPLLLEGRDVLAASQTGTGKTLAYLLPLLQGINPEQRVVQKLVLAPTQELAMQILREAERYGDHRGIKVMGLIGGAAIKRQIDKLREHPQLVVGTPGRIRELIGLRKLKMHEVTTIVIDEADQMFQLSGAGEVAKIVSSALRTRQLIMLSATIGPETKALAAREMKNPAEVGIDPGVMTAQSLEHHYVVAEERNKMDMLRRVIRHYNPERAIVFVNATEDIAEVQAKLNHLGLSAAALYGDADKVTRSNVLAKFRSGKFRVLVASDVAARGLDIENLTLVVSYDPAFDSEHYVHRAGRTGRMGKRGVSVTIVTEQQTFIMRKFARELDIQLEERAMSAGKARPADEVRRPAGSSRGSGGTDAPRRESAAPGSSKLVRTAAVQPDAAGARPAAARQGLAGSPSAGGEVRREPHHGAGQAAGGRSPAGPAGKARSSSEREKNRKNKGAPKWLKDKTPRGDGQ, from the coding sequence ATGACTAACGCATCTTTTGCGGCCATCGGCATCCAGGAAGACCTTGTTGCCAGATTGTCGGAATTCGGCATTACCGCCCCATCCCCTGTTCAGGAGCAGACGATCCCGCTTCTGCTGGAGGGAAGGGATGTGCTGGCCGCTTCCCAGACAGGAACAGGCAAGACTTTGGCATACCTGCTGCCGCTGCTTCAAGGGATTAATCCGGAGCAGAGAGTGGTGCAGAAGCTGGTGCTGGCCCCAACCCAGGAACTAGCGATGCAAATTCTCCGCGAGGCGGAGCGGTACGGAGATCACCGCGGCATTAAGGTGATGGGACTGATCGGCGGTGCTGCGATTAAACGCCAGATCGACAAGCTGCGTGAACACCCGCAGCTTGTCGTCGGCACTCCGGGCCGCATCCGGGAGCTGATTGGCCTGCGCAAGCTGAAAATGCACGAAGTCACCACGATTGTCATCGATGAGGCTGACCAGATGTTTCAGCTTAGCGGAGCCGGCGAGGTAGCCAAGATCGTCAGCAGCGCGCTGCGCACACGCCAGCTCATCATGCTGTCGGCAACCATCGGGCCGGAAACCAAAGCATTGGCTGCCCGGGAAATGAAAAACCCGGCCGAAGTCGGGATTGATCCGGGGGTTATGACCGCGCAATCGCTGGAACATCATTACGTGGTGGCCGAGGAACGGAACAAGATGGATATGCTGCGCCGCGTCATCCGCCATTACAACCCGGAACGGGCGATTGTGTTCGTTAACGCCACAGAGGACATAGCCGAAGTGCAGGCGAAGCTGAACCATCTCGGACTGAGCGCAGCGGCGCTCTACGGTGATGCCGACAAGGTTACGCGCAGTAATGTGCTGGCTAAGTTCAGGAGCGGGAAGTTTCGGGTGCTGGTAGCCAGCGATGTAGCAGCCCGGGGTCTGGATATTGAGAATCTGACACTTGTGGTCAGCTACGACCCGGCATTTGATTCCGAGCACTATGTGCACCGGGCCGGACGTACGGGACGCATGGGCAAGCGCGGCGTGTCGGTTACGATTGTTACCGAGCAGCAGACCTTCATCATGCGCAAGTTTGCCCGTGAGCTGGACATCCAGCTGGAAGAGCGGGCGATGTCCGCCGGCAAGGCGCGGCCGGCGGATGAAGTCCGCAGACCTGCAGGCAGCAGCCGGGGAAGCGGGGGAACAGATGCACCGCGCCGGGAAAGTGCTGCACCGGGTAGCAGCAAGCTGGTGCGGACGGCAGCTGTGCAGCCGGATGCTGCAGGTGCCAGACCGGCGGCAGCACGTCAGGGACTGGCAGGCAGCCCAAGTGCCGGTGGAGAAGTACGGCGTGAGCCGCATCATGGTGCAGGCCAAGCCGCAGGCGGACGCAGCCCGGCCGGTCCTGCGGGCAAAGCACGCAGCAGTAGCGAGCGTGAGAAGAACCGTAAGAATAAGGGAGCTCCGAAATGGCTCAAGGACAAAACCCCGAGAGGTGACGGTCAATGA